Proteins encoded together in one Coffea arabica cultivar ET-39 chromosome 2c, Coffea Arabica ET-39 HiFi, whole genome shotgun sequence window:
- the LOC140035742 gene encoding uncharacterized protein, with product MVELIVPTWTLYVDGASNKEGCGAGLLLISPTGEELAYALRFDFKASNNKFEYETLITGMEVARKMGAESLRIYSDSQLIVNQVLGSYEVKEDPLKRYAAKVHELRSLFSQFILEQVPRSQNKRADALSKLVSTSFGTLNKQILVEIVKRRAYEQLNTIAIQVVNIWMDPIVKYLSSEVREETRKILLKSQRYVLTNGVLYRKSYLSP from the coding sequence ATGGTCGAACTGATTGTTCCGACCTGGACACTGTATGTTGACGGAGCCTCAAACAAGGAGGGGTGTGGAGCTGGGCTCCTCCTCATCAGTCCCACGGGGGAAGAGCTGGCCTACGCCTTGAGATTCGACTTCAAAGCATCCAATAATAAGTTTGAATACGAAACTCTGATCACGGGAATGGAAGTGGCTCGAAAGATGGGGGCTGAATCACTTAGGATCTATAGCGACTCACAACTAATAGTGAACCAAGTGCTAGGAAGCTACGAAGTCAAAGAAGATCCATTGAAGAGGTATGCTGCCAAGGTGCATGAACTGAGGAGTTTGTTCAGTCAGTTCATTCTCGAACAGGTTCCTAGGAGTCAGAACAAAAGAGCTGATGCCCTATCCAAACTAGTCTCGACATCGTTTGGCACCTTGAACAAACAAATATTGGTAGAGATCGTCAAAAGAAGGGCGTATGAACAGCTGAACACGATTGCGATTCAAGTGGTGAACATATGGATGGATCCTATCGTGAAGTACTTATCTAGCGAGGTTCGGGAGGAGACTCGAAAAATCCTCCTCAAGTCGCAAAGATACGTGCTCACGAATGGAGTGTTATATAGAAAGTCATACTTAAGTCCGTGA